In Cydia amplana chromosome 2, ilCydAmpl1.1, whole genome shotgun sequence, the following proteins share a genomic window:
- the LOC134662003 gene encoding choline O-acetyltransferase isoform X3, translated as MAAAVVSSQSQLDHTRTLAKAFLEDPGPKLQAALLARRVEVDNWVTDYWLDDMYLKVRLPLPINSNPGMVFPSRKFAKVDEVADLAALFIDDLLDYKEMLDRGELPLERATSREKGQPLCMAQFYRLLGVCRVPQLGKDRLELPPMRPEGEQEELVVVACRNYFYPIPVKAADRGRLTPGEIQAQLLMAMVDAAGAPLAPRVGLLSSLPRDAWARARDILCEDETNRHNMELISRALCIVCLDEAGGNRADADADTNAFLRAMHGAGTKHHSANRWFDKTVQLIISSDGTVGMCYEHSAAEGVAVVRLAERALARAAVAARPDPPPALLPAPQAMKWTLKTDVERLIEQAGREIDRNIADLDVKVYTYKGYGREYMKSCRTSPDVYIQLAMQYAYYKMYGHLVSTYESASLRRFLEGRVDNIRSAHLPALAWAKAMCADETPPLSEADDSQKKKKLELFDEAAKKQTAIMEANILGRGIDNHLLGLRETARTQGPLPDLFTDPTYKLMNEFKLSTSQVATTADGTFMGYGAVVPDGYGVCYNPKKDSIIFCISSFVSSSVTNTEAYRQSLEEALDSMKLMFQHRQT; from the exons GTGACTGACTACTGGCTGGACGACATGTACCTGAAGGTACGGCTGCCGCTGCCGATCAACTCCAACCCTGGCATGGTGTTCCCCAGCCGGAAGTTCGCCAAGGTCGACGAGGTCGCCGATCTGGCCGCGCTGTTCATCGACGATCTGCTGGATTACAAGGAGATGCTTGACAG AGGCGAGCTTCCTCTAGAGCGAGCCACCAGCCGCGAGAAGGGTCAGCCTCTCTGCATGGCGCAGTTCTACCGGCTGCTGGGCGTCTGCCGCGTCCCACAGCTGGGCAAGGACCGTCTGGAGCTACCACCAATGCGTCCAGAAGGGGAGCAGGAGGAACTCGTGGTCGTGGCTTGCAGGAACTAT TTCTACCCCATCCCAGTGAAAGCAGCCGACCGCGGACGCCTGACCCCTGGCGAGATTCAAGCACAGCTCCTGATGGCCATGGTGGACGCAGCAGGGGCGCCGCTGGCGCCCCGTGTGGGGCTCCTGTCTTCCCTTCCGAGGGACGCTTGGGCCAGAGCGAGGGACATACTCTGTGAAG ATGAGACCAACCGTCacaacatggagctgatctctCGCGCGCTGTGCATCGTGTGCTTGGACGAGGCTGGTGGGAACAGAGCTGACGCTGATGCTGATACCAACGCATTTTTACGAGCCATGCACGGGGCTGGGACAAAACATCACTCAGCCAACCGCTGGTTTGACAAGACTGTCCAG CTGATCATATCCTCCGATGGCACCGTGGGCATGTGCTACGAGCACAGCGCGGCCGAAGGCGTGGCGGTGGTTCGTCTGGCCGAGCGCGCGTTAGCTCGGGCTGCGGTGGCGGCCCGGCCTGACCCGCCGCCAGCTCTTCTTCCCGCTCCGCAAGCTATGAAGTGGACCCTCAAGACTGACGTGGAGAGGCTGATTGAGCAGGCTGGGAGGGAAATTGATCG CAACATCGCGGACCTGGACGTGAAAGTGTACACGTACAAGGGCTACGGGCGAGAGTACATGAAGAGCTGCCGCACCAGCCCTGATGTCTACATTCAGCTGGCCATGCAGTACGCCTACTACAA AATGTACGGACACCTGGTCTCCACTTACGAGTCCGCCTCCCTCCGCCGCTTCCTCGAAGGCCGAGTGGACAACATTCGCTCAGCCCACCTCCCCGCCCTGGCCTGGGCCAAGGCCATGTGCGCTGACGAGACCCCGCCCCTCTCCGAGGCTGATGACAGCCAGAAAAAG AAGAAACTAGAGCTCTTCGATGAAGCAGCGAAGAAACAGACCGCCATAATGGAAGCCAACATCCTGGGCCGGGGCATCGACAACCATCTCCTAGGGCTGCGGGAGACGGCGCGGACCCAGGGCCCGCTCCCGGACTTGTTTACCGATCCCACGTACAAGTTGATGAACGAGTTCAAGCTGAGCACTAGTCAG GTGGCCACCACCGCCGACGGCACTTTTATGGGTTACGGAGCTGTCGTCCCAGACGGGTACGGCGTCTGCTACAACCCCAAGAAGGACTCCATCATCTTCTGCATCTCGTCCTTCGTGTCGTCCAGCGTCACCAACACAGAGGCCTACAGGCAGTCGCTGGAAGAGGCGCTGGACTCCATGAAGCTGATGTTCCAGCATCGGCAGACCTAA
- the LOC134662003 gene encoding choline O-acetyltransferase isoform X1, translated as MAAAVVSSQSQLDHTRTLAKAFLEDPGPKLQAALLARRVEVDNWVTDYWLDDMYLKVRLPLPINSNPGMVFPSRKFAKVDEVADLAALFIDDLLDYKEMLDRGELPLERATSREKGQPLCMAQFYRLLGVCRVPQLGKDRLELPPMRPEGEQEELVVVACRNYFYPIPVKAADRGRLTPGEIQAQLLMAMVDAAGAPLAPRVGLLSSLPRDAWARARDILCEDETNRHNMELISRALCIVCLDEAGGNRADADADTNAFLRAMHGAGTKHHSANRWFDKTVQLIISSDGTVGMCYEHSAAEGVAVVRLAERALARAAVAARPDPPPALLPAPQAMKWTLKTDVERLIEQAGREIDRNIADLDVKVYTYKGYGREYMKSCRTSPDVYIQLAMQYAYYKMYGHLVSTYESASLRRFLEGRVDNIRSAHLPALAWAKAMCADETPPLSEADDSQKKVSFNLYGKKLELFDEAAKKQTAIMEANILGRGIDNHLLGLRETARTQGPLPDLFTDPTYKLMNEFKLSTSQVATTADGTFMGYGAVVPDGYGVCYNPKKDSIIFCISSFVSSSVTNTEAYRQSLEEALDSMKLMFQHRQT; from the exons GTGACTGACTACTGGCTGGACGACATGTACCTGAAGGTACGGCTGCCGCTGCCGATCAACTCCAACCCTGGCATGGTGTTCCCCAGCCGGAAGTTCGCCAAGGTCGACGAGGTCGCCGATCTGGCCGCGCTGTTCATCGACGATCTGCTGGATTACAAGGAGATGCTTGACAG AGGCGAGCTTCCTCTAGAGCGAGCCACCAGCCGCGAGAAGGGTCAGCCTCTCTGCATGGCGCAGTTCTACCGGCTGCTGGGCGTCTGCCGCGTCCCACAGCTGGGCAAGGACCGTCTGGAGCTACCACCAATGCGTCCAGAAGGGGAGCAGGAGGAACTCGTGGTCGTGGCTTGCAGGAACTAT TTCTACCCCATCCCAGTGAAAGCAGCCGACCGCGGACGCCTGACCCCTGGCGAGATTCAAGCACAGCTCCTGATGGCCATGGTGGACGCAGCAGGGGCGCCGCTGGCGCCCCGTGTGGGGCTCCTGTCTTCCCTTCCGAGGGACGCTTGGGCCAGAGCGAGGGACATACTCTGTGAAG ATGAGACCAACCGTCacaacatggagctgatctctCGCGCGCTGTGCATCGTGTGCTTGGACGAGGCTGGTGGGAACAGAGCTGACGCTGATGCTGATACCAACGCATTTTTACGAGCCATGCACGGGGCTGGGACAAAACATCACTCAGCCAACCGCTGGTTTGACAAGACTGTCCAG CTGATCATATCCTCCGATGGCACCGTGGGCATGTGCTACGAGCACAGCGCGGCCGAAGGCGTGGCGGTGGTTCGTCTGGCCGAGCGCGCGTTAGCTCGGGCTGCGGTGGCGGCCCGGCCTGACCCGCCGCCAGCTCTTCTTCCCGCTCCGCAAGCTATGAAGTGGACCCTCAAGACTGACGTGGAGAGGCTGATTGAGCAGGCTGGGAGGGAAATTGATCG CAACATCGCGGACCTGGACGTGAAAGTGTACACGTACAAGGGCTACGGGCGAGAGTACATGAAGAGCTGCCGCACCAGCCCTGATGTCTACATTCAGCTGGCCATGCAGTACGCCTACTACAA AATGTACGGACACCTGGTCTCCACTTACGAGTCCGCCTCCCTCCGCCGCTTCCTCGAAGGCCGAGTGGACAACATTCGCTCAGCCCACCTCCCCGCCCTGGCCTGGGCCAAGGCCATGTGCGCTGACGAGACCCCGCCCCTCTCCGAGGCTGATGACAGCCAGAAAAAGGTGTCTTTTAATTTATATGGG AAGAAACTAGAGCTCTTCGATGAAGCAGCGAAGAAACAGACCGCCATAATGGAAGCCAACATCCTGGGCCGGGGCATCGACAACCATCTCCTAGGGCTGCGGGAGACGGCGCGGACCCAGGGCCCGCTCCCGGACTTGTTTACCGATCCCACGTACAAGTTGATGAACGAGTTCAAGCTGAGCACTAGTCAG GTGGCCACCACCGCCGACGGCACTTTTATGGGTTACGGAGCTGTCGTCCCAGACGGGTACGGCGTCTGCTACAACCCCAAGAAGGACTCCATCATCTTCTGCATCTCGTCCTTCGTGTCGTCCAGCGTCACCAACACAGAGGCCTACAGGCAGTCGCTGGAAGAGGCGCTGGACTCCATGAAGCTGATGTTCCAGCATCGGCAGACCTAA
- the LOC134662003 gene encoding choline O-acetyltransferase isoform X2 has product MAAAVVSSQSQLDHTRTLAKAFLEDPGPKLQAALLARRVEVDNWVTDYWLDDMYLKVRLPLPINSNPGMVFPSRKFAKVDEVADLAALFIDDLLDYKEMLDRGELPLERATSREKGQPLCMAQFYRLLGVCRVPQLGKDRLELPPMRPEGEQEELVVVACRNYFYPIPVKAADRGRLTPGEIQAQLLMAMVDAAGAPLAPRVGLLSSLPRDAWARARDILCEDETNRHNMELISRALCIVCLDEAGGNRADADADTNAFLRAMHGAGTKHHSANRWFDKTVQLIISSDGTVGMCYEHSAAEGVAVVRLAERALARAAVAARPDPPPALLPAPQAMKWTLKTDVERLIEQAGREIDRNIADLDVKVYTYKGYGREYMKSCRTSPDVYIQLAMQYAYYKMYGHLVSTYESASLRRFLEGRVDNIRSAHLPALAWAKAMCADETPPLSEADDSQKKEQKKLELFDEAAKKQTAIMEANILGRGIDNHLLGLRETARTQGPLPDLFTDPTYKLMNEFKLSTSQVATTADGTFMGYGAVVPDGYGVCYNPKKDSIIFCISSFVSSSVTNTEAYRQSLEEALDSMKLMFQHRQT; this is encoded by the exons GTGACTGACTACTGGCTGGACGACATGTACCTGAAGGTACGGCTGCCGCTGCCGATCAACTCCAACCCTGGCATGGTGTTCCCCAGCCGGAAGTTCGCCAAGGTCGACGAGGTCGCCGATCTGGCCGCGCTGTTCATCGACGATCTGCTGGATTACAAGGAGATGCTTGACAG AGGCGAGCTTCCTCTAGAGCGAGCCACCAGCCGCGAGAAGGGTCAGCCTCTCTGCATGGCGCAGTTCTACCGGCTGCTGGGCGTCTGCCGCGTCCCACAGCTGGGCAAGGACCGTCTGGAGCTACCACCAATGCGTCCAGAAGGGGAGCAGGAGGAACTCGTGGTCGTGGCTTGCAGGAACTAT TTCTACCCCATCCCAGTGAAAGCAGCCGACCGCGGACGCCTGACCCCTGGCGAGATTCAAGCACAGCTCCTGATGGCCATGGTGGACGCAGCAGGGGCGCCGCTGGCGCCCCGTGTGGGGCTCCTGTCTTCCCTTCCGAGGGACGCTTGGGCCAGAGCGAGGGACATACTCTGTGAAG ATGAGACCAACCGTCacaacatggagctgatctctCGCGCGCTGTGCATCGTGTGCTTGGACGAGGCTGGTGGGAACAGAGCTGACGCTGATGCTGATACCAACGCATTTTTACGAGCCATGCACGGGGCTGGGACAAAACATCACTCAGCCAACCGCTGGTTTGACAAGACTGTCCAG CTGATCATATCCTCCGATGGCACCGTGGGCATGTGCTACGAGCACAGCGCGGCCGAAGGCGTGGCGGTGGTTCGTCTGGCCGAGCGCGCGTTAGCTCGGGCTGCGGTGGCGGCCCGGCCTGACCCGCCGCCAGCTCTTCTTCCCGCTCCGCAAGCTATGAAGTGGACCCTCAAGACTGACGTGGAGAGGCTGATTGAGCAGGCTGGGAGGGAAATTGATCG CAACATCGCGGACCTGGACGTGAAAGTGTACACGTACAAGGGCTACGGGCGAGAGTACATGAAGAGCTGCCGCACCAGCCCTGATGTCTACATTCAGCTGGCCATGCAGTACGCCTACTACAA AATGTACGGACACCTGGTCTCCACTTACGAGTCCGCCTCCCTCCGCCGCTTCCTCGAAGGCCGAGTGGACAACATTCGCTCAGCCCACCTCCCCGCCCTGGCCTGGGCCAAGGCCATGTGCGCTGACGAGACCCCGCCCCTCTCCGAGGCTGATGACAGCCAGAAAAAG GAACAGAAGAAACTAGAGCTCTTCGATGAAGCAGCGAAGAAACAGACCGCCATAATGGAAGCCAACATCCTGGGCCGGGGCATCGACAACCATCTCCTAGGGCTGCGGGAGACGGCGCGGACCCAGGGCCCGCTCCCGGACTTGTTTACCGATCCCACGTACAAGTTGATGAACGAGTTCAAGCTGAGCACTAGTCAG GTGGCCACCACCGCCGACGGCACTTTTATGGGTTACGGAGCTGTCGTCCCAGACGGGTACGGCGTCTGCTACAACCCCAAGAAGGACTCCATCATCTTCTGCATCTCGTCCTTCGTGTCGTCCAGCGTCACCAACACAGAGGCCTACAGGCAGTCGCTGGAAGAGGCGCTGGACTCCATGAAGCTGATGTTCCAGCATCGGCAGACCTAA